A portion of the Haemophilus influenzae genome contains these proteins:
- the hslO gene encoding Hsp33 family molecular chaperone HslO — protein sequence MTNQQDYTQDNDKLYRYLFQHRAVRGEWVRLNKTFTDTLNTHQYPKAVQDLLGEMMVATNLLAATLKFDGNITVQIQGDGSLRLALVNGNDQQQIRALARVDGNITENMSLHNMIGKGVLVITIAPKEGERYQGVISLDKPTITECLEDYFVRSEQLQTQLIIRTGEYEGKPVAAGMLLQIMPDGSGTPEDFEHLTTLAATVKDEELFGLPAEELLYRLYHEETVNLYPAQDVQFFCGCSAERSSSALLLISDEEIDEILAEHKGSIDMQCECCGTHYFFNKEAIEKLKSTRL from the coding sequence ATGACCAATCAACAAGACTATACTCAAGACAATGACAAACTTTACCGTTATCTTTTCCAACATCGTGCGGTTCGTGGAGAATGGGTTCGCTTAAATAAAACATTTACTGATACATTAAATACCCATCAGTATCCTAAAGCAGTACAGGATTTATTGGGAGAAATGATGGTAGCGACTAATTTACTCGCTGCCACACTAAAATTTGACGGCAATATTACCGTACAAATTCAAGGCGATGGCTCATTACGCTTAGCATTAGTAAATGGTAATGATCAACAACAAATCCGCGCCCTTGCTCGAGTGGATGGCAACATCACTGAAAATATGAGTCTGCATAATATGATTGGTAAAGGCGTATTGGTCATTACTATTGCACCAAAAGAAGGCGAACGCTATCAAGGTGTAATTAGCTTGGATAAACCCACGATCACGGAATGCTTAGAAGATTATTTTGTACGCTCAGAACAGCTTCAAACTCAATTAATTATTCGTACTGGAGAATATGAAGGCAAGCCAGTGGCAGCAGGTATGTTATTACAAATTATGCCTGATGGTTCTGGTACACCAGAAGATTTTGAGCATTTAACTACGCTCGCAGCAACAGTAAAAGATGAAGAATTATTTGGTCTCCCTGCAGAAGAGTTACTCTATCGTTTATATCACGAAGAAACCGTCAATCTTTATCCAGCACAAGATGTACAATTTTTCTGTGGCTGCTCTGCTGAGCGTTCTAGTTCTGCATTACTGCTTATCTCTGATGAAGAAATTGACGAAATATTAGCCGAACATAAAGGCAGTATTGATATGCAATGTGAATGTTGTGGCACACACTACTTCTTTAATAAAGAAGCGATTGAAAAATTAAAATCAACAAGACTTTAA
- the frr gene encoding ribosome recycling factor, whose protein sequence is MLNQIKKDAQDRMEKSLEALKGHISKIRTGRAQPSLLDAIQVEYYGAATPLRQLANVVAEDARTLAVTVFDRSLISAVEKAILTSDLGLNPSSAGTTIRVPLPPLTEERRRDLIKIVKGEGEQGKVAIRNVRRDANDKIKALLKDKEISENEQHKAEEEIQKITDIYIKKVDEVLADKEKELMDF, encoded by the coding sequence ATGCTTAACCAAATTAAAAAAGATGCTCAAGATCGTATGGAAAAAAGCCTTGAAGCATTAAAAGGTCATATTTCAAAAATTCGTACTGGTCGTGCGCAACCGAGTTTACTTGATGCAATTCAAGTTGAATATTACGGTGCAGCAACGCCACTTCGCCAATTAGCAAACGTAGTGGCAGAAGATGCGCGTACATTAGCTGTAACTGTTTTTGATCGTTCTTTAATCTCTGCGGTAGAAAAAGCCATTTTAACCTCAGATTTAGGTTTAAACCCATCTTCAGCGGGTACTACAATCCGTGTTCCGCTTCCGCCATTAACAGAAGAACGTCGTCGCGATTTAATCAAGATCGTAAAAGGCGAAGGTGAACAAGGTAAAGTTGCGATTCGCAACGTACGTCGTGATGCGAATGATAAAATCAAAGCATTATTAAAAGACAAAGAAATCAGCGAAAACGAACAACATAAAGCAGAAGAAGAAATCCAAAAAATCACAGATATTTACATTAAAAAAGTAGATGAAGTATTAGCGGATAAAGAAAAAGAATTAATGGATTTCTAA
- the ispC gene encoding 1-deoxy-D-xylulose-5-phosphate reductoisomerase has translation MQKQNIVILGSTGSIGKSTLSVIENNPEKYHAFALVGGKNVETMFEQCIKFRPHFAALDDVNAAKILREKLIAHHIPTKVLAGRRAICELAAHPDADQIMASIVGAAGLLPTLSAVKAGKRVLLANKESLVTCGQLFIDAVKNYSAKLLPVDSEHNAIFQSLPPEAQEKIGFCPLSELGVSKIILTGSGGPFRYTPLEQFTNITPEQAVAHPNWSMGKKISVDSATMMNKGLEYIEARWLFNASAEEMEVIIHPQSIIHSMVRYVDGSVIAQMGNPDMRTPIAETMAYPHRTFAGVEPLDFFKIKELTFIEPDFNRYPNLKLAIDAFAAGQYATTAMNAANEIAVQAFLDRQISFMDIAKINLKTIEKISPYTIQNIDDVLEIDAQAREIAKTLIGE, from the coding sequence ATGCAAAAACAAAACATTGTCATTCTTGGTTCAACAGGATCAATCGGTAAGAGTACCCTTTCTGTTATTGAAAATAATCCTGAAAAATATCATGCATTTGCACTCGTCGGCGGAAAAAATGTAGAAACAATGTTTGAACAATGTATCAAATTCCGACCGCACTTTGCGGCTCTTGATGATGTAAATGCGGCTAAAATTTTACGTGAAAAATTAATTGCGCATCATATTCCAACGAAAGTATTAGCAGGACGACGAGCTATTTGCGAACTCGCAGCACACCCAGATGCCGATCAGATAATGGCGTCGATTGTTGGTGCAGCAGGATTGTTACCGACTCTTTCAGCGGTTAAAGCAGGTAAACGGGTATTACTGGCAAATAAAGAATCACTGGTAACCTGCGGACAGCTTTTTATTGATGCTGTAAAAAACTATAGCGCGAAGCTTTTACCAGTAGATAGTGAACATAATGCTATTTTTCAATCGTTACCGCCAGAAGCACAAGAAAAAATTGGTTTTTGCCCACTTTCTGAATTAGGTGTAAGTAAAATTATACTCACTGGTTCTGGCGGACCATTCCGTTACACGCCACTTGAACAATTCACCAACATAACACCAGAACAAGCAGTTGCGCACCCTAATTGGTCTATGGGTAAAAAAATTTCTGTCGATTCAGCTACAATGATGAATAAGGGCTTGGAATACATTGAGGCTCGCTGGCTTTTCAACGCAAGTGCGGAAGAAATGGAAGTCATTATTCATCCACAATCGATTATTCATTCTATGGTGCGTTATGTTGATGGCTCAGTCATAGCTCAAATGGGAAATCCAGATATGCGTACACCAATTGCAGAAACTATGGCATATCCTCACCGCACTTTTGCTGGAGTAGAACCACTCGATTTCTTTAAAATCAAAGAACTGACATTTATTGAACCTGATTTTAATCGCTATCCAAATTTAAAACTGGCTATTGATGCCTTTGCTGCGGGTCAATATGCGACAACAGCAATGAATGCAGCTAATGAAATTGCCGTACAAGCATTTTTAGATCGTCAAATTAGTTTTATGGATATTGCAAAAATTAATTTGAAAACAATTGAGAAAATTTCGCCTTATACCATTCAAAATATTGATGATGTACTCGAAATTGATGCACAAGCAAGAGAGATTGCGAAAACACTAATTGGTGAATAG
- a CDS encoding DNA-directed RNA polymerase subunit alpha, which translates to MQGSVTEFLKPRLVDIEQISSTHAKVILEPLERGFGHTLGNALRRILLSSMPGCAVTEVEIDGVLHEYSSKEGVQEDILEVLLNLKGLAVKVQNKDDVILTLNKSGIGPVVAADITHDGDVEIVNPDHVICHLTDENASISMRIRVQRGRGYVPASSRTHTQEERPIGRLLVDACYSPVERIAYNVEAARVEQRTDLDKLVIELETNGALEPEEAIRRAATILAEQLDAFVDLRDVRQPEIKEEKPEFDPILLRPVDDLELTVRSANCLKAETIHYIGDLVQRTEVELLKTPNLGKKSLTEIKDVLASRGLSLGMRLENWPPASIAED; encoded by the coding sequence ATGCAGGGTTCTGTTACAGAATTTTTAAAACCACGTTTAGTAGATATTGAACAAATTAGTTCAACACATGCTAAAGTGATCTTAGAACCGTTAGAGCGTGGTTTTGGTCATACTCTAGGTAATGCATTGCGTCGTATCCTTCTGTCTTCAATGCCAGGTTGTGCTGTAACTGAAGTAGAAATTGATGGCGTATTGCATGAATATAGTAGTAAGGAAGGTGTTCAAGAAGATATTCTTGAAGTACTTTTGAACCTTAAAGGTCTAGCGGTTAAAGTACAGAATAAAGATGACGTTATTCTGACATTAAATAAATCTGGAATTGGCCCTGTTGTTGCAGCGGACATTACCCATGATGGTGATGTTGAAATTGTAAATCCAGATCATGTGATTTGTCATTTAACTGATGAAAACGCTTCAATTAGTATGCGTATACGTGTTCAGCGTGGTAGAGGATATGTTCCTGCTTCATCTCGTACACATACGCAAGAAGAACGTCCAATTGGTCGTTTGCTTGTTGATGCTTGTTATAGTCCGGTTGAACGAATTGCGTATAATGTAGAGGCAGCTCGTGTTGAGCAGCGTACAGATTTGGATAAGCTCGTTATTGAGTTAGAAACTAATGGTGCACTTGAGCCAGAAGAAGCAATTCGTCGTGCAGCAACAATCTTGGCGGAGCAACTTGATGCATTCGTTGATTTACGTGATGTTCGTCAGCCTGAGATTAAGGAAGAAAAACCGGAATTTGATCCGATTTTATTACGTCCTGTAGATGATTTAGAGCTGACAGTTCGTTCTGCTAACTGTTTGAAAGCAGAAACAATTCATTATATCGGTGATTTAGTGCAACGTACTGAAGTAGAATTATTAAAAACCCCTAATCTTGGTAAGAAATCTCTTACTGAAATTAAGGATGTTCTTGCTTCTCGTGGCTTGTCACTTGGTATGCGCCTTGAAAATTGGCCGCCAGCAAGTATTGCTGAAGACTAG
- a CDS encoding Crp/Fnr family transcriptional regulator encodes MFTLPYYLPQNLNKCIISESKTLEKNSLIYAQGEKPKEFYFLKQGLVGLYHSLENGKETLTRLYHANEYFGFRTIFSETSYHCSAKVLMEADIVRIFPGNHANFIANNPDFSCYLMKQLSNELYDAEHRISNTAYKRSYERIIDAIENLTDSYPDYPWTYREVAEFCGCETETAIRISRELKKQGILDKNTRHLRICS; translated from the coding sequence ATGTTTACATTGCCCTATTATCTACCACAAAACTTAAATAAATGTATTATTTCTGAGAGTAAAACTCTAGAAAAAAACAGCTTAATTTATGCACAAGGCGAGAAGCCTAAAGAATTTTATTTTTTAAAACAAGGGCTAGTTGGTCTGTATCATAGTCTGGAAAATGGCAAAGAAACATTGACTCGACTTTATCACGCTAATGAATATTTTGGTTTTCGTACTATTTTTAGTGAAACATCTTATCATTGCAGTGCAAAAGTATTAATGGAAGCCGATATAGTTAGAATATTTCCTGGTAATCACGCAAATTTTATTGCAAATAACCCTGATTTTTCTTGTTATCTTATGAAACAACTTTCTAATGAATTATATGATGCAGAACACCGAATAAGTAATACAGCTTATAAGCGTAGTTACGAACGTATTATTGATGCCATTGAAAATTTAACTGACAGTTATCCCGATTATCCTTGGACCTACCGAGAAGTAGCGGAATTTTGTGGATGTGAAACTGAAACCGCAATTCGTATTAGTAGAGAGCTTAAAAAACAAGGAATTTTAGATAAAAATACACGACATCTACGAATATGCTCTTAA
- the galU gene encoding UTP--glucose-1-phosphate uridylyltransferase GalU, which produces MKAIIPVAGLGTRMLPATKAIPKEMLTLVDKPLIQYVVNECVAAGIKEIVLVTHSSKNAIENHFDTSFELETMLEKRVKRQLLEEVRSICPKNVTIMHVRQGNAKGLGHAVLCGRPLVGNESFAVVLPDVLLADFSADQKKENLAAMIKRFNETGASQIMVTPVPQENVSSYGVADCGGIELNGGESAKINSIVEKPSIEDAPSNLAVVGRYVFSAAIWDLLEKTPIGVGDEIQLTDAIDMLIEKETVEAFHMTGETFDCGDKIGYMEAFVEYGIRHEKLGKEFKTFIKNLAKTL; this is translated from the coding sequence ATGAAAGCAATTATTCCTGTCGCCGGTCTTGGCACACGCATGTTGCCCGCCACGAAGGCGATTCCGAAGGAAATGCTCACTTTGGTGGATAAACCGTTAATTCAATATGTGGTAAATGAATGTGTAGCTGCTGGCATAAAAGAAATTGTGCTGGTAACACATTCATCAAAAAATGCTATCGAAAACCATTTTGATACATCTTTTGAATTAGAAACGATGCTGGAAAAACGTGTGAAGCGTCAGCTTCTAGAAGAAGTTCGTTCTATCTGTCCAAAAAATGTAACCATTATGCACGTTCGTCAAGGTAATGCGAAAGGTTTAGGTCACGCCGTGTTATGCGGTCGCCCACTTGTAGGCAATGAGTCATTTGCCGTTGTGTTACCTGACGTATTGTTAGCAGATTTCAGTGCAGATCAGAAAAAAGAAAATCTTGCTGCAATGATTAAACGCTTTAATGAAACTGGTGCAAGCCAAATTATGGTAACCCCAGTTCCGCAAGAAAATGTGAGTAGCTATGGTGTTGCAGATTGTGGTGGCATTGAGCTTAATGGCGGCGAAAGTGCAAAAATTAATAGTATTGTTGAAAAACCTTCTATTGAAGACGCACCATCAAATCTTGCTGTGGTTGGGCGTTATGTTTTTTCAGCAGCAATTTGGGATTTGTTAGAAAAAACACCAATTGGTGTTGGCGATGAAATCCAATTAACCGATGCTATTGATATGCTAATTGAAAAAGAAACCGTTGAAGCATTTCATATGACAGGGGAAACTTTTGATTGTGGCGATAAAATTGGTTATATGGAAGCTTTCGTAGAATACGGTATTCGTCACGAAAAATTAGGTAAAGAATTCAAAACCTTTATCAAAAATTTGGCAAAAACGCTATAA
- a CDS encoding anaerobic sulfatase maturase, translating into MNSFQLMAKPTSSICNLDCQYCFYLEKPHLNQRAMTNEVLEAYIKSYIETTPQQQVTFLWQGGEPTIAGLDFYKRAVNFQHKYANGKQIENSLQTNGVLLNADWCRFLHDHHFLVGLSIDGPKHLHDTYRLTKNGKGSFQQVMNALDLLYNYQVSFNTLTVVHNLNVQYAKEIYHFLKRIGSSYMQFIPLMGDYKQQATAKDYGQFLINIFDEWYANDVGKIGIQFIEQWFMAYLGLQPDLCIFRETCGDQLVIEQNGDIYSCDHYVYPEYKLGNLIETPLIQLLNNNTKQKNFGAAKSFLSEQCKICKFRFACHGGCPKHRTIQGFGKAHNQLCEAYYSALSHMDPYLKSFAKSFGKIK; encoded by the coding sequence ATGAATTCATTTCAATTAATGGCAAAACCTACTAGTTCAATTTGTAATTTAGATTGTCAATATTGCTTTTACTTGGAAAAACCTCACTTAAATCAACGGGCTATGACTAATGAAGTATTAGAAGCCTATATCAAATCCTATATTGAAACAACGCCTCAACAACAAGTTACTTTCCTATGGCAAGGCGGCGAGCCAACCATAGCAGGTCTTGATTTCTACAAAAGAGCGGTCAATTTTCAGCATAAATATGCTAATGGCAAACAAATTGAGAATTCTCTACAAACGAATGGGGTATTACTTAATGCCGATTGGTGCCGTTTTCTTCACGATCATCACTTCCTTGTAGGACTTTCTATAGATGGGCCTAAGCACTTACACGATACCTATCGTTTAACTAAAAATGGCAAAGGCTCATTTCAACAAGTAATGAATGCTCTCGATTTACTCTATAATTACCAAGTTTCTTTTAATACGCTAACTGTAGTACATAATCTTAATGTTCAATATGCTAAAGAAATCTACCATTTCTTGAAAAGAATAGGTTCATCTTATATGCAATTTATTCCACTAATGGGCGATTACAAACAACAAGCTACAGCAAAAGACTACGGTCAATTTTTAATTAATATTTTTGATGAATGGTATGCCAATGATGTCGGCAAAATTGGTATTCAATTTATTGAACAATGGTTTATGGCCTATCTTGGATTACAACCTGATTTATGTATTTTTCGTGAAACCTGCGGTGATCAATTGGTTATTGAACAAAATGGCGATATTTATAGTTGCGATCATTATGTTTATCCTGAATATAAACTCGGAAATCTTATTGAAACCCCTCTAATACAGCTCCTTAATAATAATACTAAACAAAAGAATTTTGGCGCAGCGAAATCTTTTCTTTCCGAACAGTGTAAAATCTGTAAGTTTCGCTTTGCATGTCACGGAGGATGTCCAAAACATCGTACAATTCAAGGATTTGGTAAAGCACATAATCAACTTTGTGAGGCATATTATTCTGCACTTTCTCATATGGATCCATATTTAAAGTCATTTGCAAAATCATTTGGCAAAATAAAATAA
- the argH gene encoding argininosuccinate lyase, with product MALWGGRFTQAADKRFKDFNDSLRFDYRLAEQDIQGSIGWSKALVKVNVLTVEEQHQLEQALNKLLVEVRSNPQAILQDDAEDIHSWVESKLIDKVGNLGKKLHTGRSRNDQVAVDIKLWCKQRVVELQESVRNLQRHLVQTAENTQQAVMPGYTHLQRAQPITFAHWCMAYVEMFDRDYSRLTDAYNRMNTCPLGSGALAGTAYAVDRDSLAHDLGFAFATRNSLDSVSDRDHIVELLSIASLSMAHLSRFAEDMIIFNSGEANFVELSDRVTSGSSLMPQKKNPDACELIRGKAGRVIGSLTGMLVTLKGLPLAYNKDMQEDKEGIFDALDTWQNCVDMATFVLDELKVNVERTREAALKGYSNATELADYLVSKGVPFRDSHHIVGETVVYAIEKGKGLEDLTIPEFRQFSEVVGDDVYEILSLQSCLDKRCAKGGVSPLRVAEAIAEAKIRFA from the coding sequence ATGGCACTTTGGGGTGGGCGTTTTACACAAGCCGCAGATAAACGTTTTAAAGATTTTAATGATTCATTACGGTTTGACTATCGTTTGGCAGAACAGGATATTCAAGGCTCAATTGGTTGGTCCAAAGCCTTAGTAAAAGTGAATGTATTAACTGTTGAAGAACAGCATCAACTTGAGCAAGCACTAAATAAATTACTTGTTGAAGTGCGGTCAAATCCGCAAGCAATTTTACAAGATGATGCTGAAGATATTCATAGTTGGGTTGAGAGTAAGCTAATTGATAAAGTAGGCAACCTTGGTAAAAAATTACATACTGGTCGTAGCCGTAACGATCAAGTGGCAGTCGATATAAAACTATGGTGCAAACAACGTGTGGTTGAATTACAAGAATCTGTACGTAATTTACAACGCCACTTAGTTCAAACCGCAGAAAACACACAACAAGCAGTAATGCCGGGCTATACCCATTTACAACGAGCTCAACCAATCACTTTTGCTCATTGGTGTATGGCGTATGTGGAAATGTTCGACCGCGACTATTCACGTTTAACAGATGCGTATAATCGTATGAATACCTGCCCACTTGGTAGTGGTGCCTTGGCTGGTACGGCTTATGCTGTAGATCGTGATTCACTTGCGCACGATCTTGGTTTTGCTTTCGCGACTAGAAATAGCTTAGATAGCGTCTCTGACCGCGATCATATCGTAGAATTACTTTCTATCGCCTCCCTCAGTATGGCGCACCTTTCTCGCTTTGCTGAAGATATGATTATTTTTAACAGCGGAGAGGCAAATTTCGTAGAACTATCCGATCGCGTGACTTCTGGCTCATCATTAATGCCACAAAAGAAAAATCCTGATGCATGTGAGTTAATTCGGGGCAAAGCAGGTAGAGTGATTGGCTCATTAACAGGCATGCTAGTTACCTTAAAAGGCTTGCCACTTGCGTATAATAAAGATATGCAAGAAGACAAAGAGGGTATTTTTGATGCCTTAGATACTTGGCAAAACTGTGTGGATATGGCAACGTTCGTATTAGATGAATTGAAAGTAAATGTTGAACGTACTCGTGAAGCTGCGTTAAAAGGCTATTCAAACGCAACTGAATTAGCGGATTATTTAGTCTCTAAGGGCGTACCTTTCCGAGATTCCCATCATATCGTGGGCGAAACGGTAGTTTATGCAATCGAGAAAGGCAAAGGATTAGAAGATCTTACTATCCCTGAATTCCGCCAATTTAGTGAAGTAGTGGGAGATGATGTTTACGAGATTCTTTCTCTCCAATCTTGCTTAGACAAACGTTGTGCAAAAGGTGGTGTATCGCCATTACGTGTTGCTGAGGCTATTGCAGAAGCCAAAATAAGATTTGCTTAA
- the pckA gene encoding phosphoenolpyruvate carboxykinase (ATP) codes for MTDLNKVVKELEALGIYDVKEVVYNPSYEQLFEEETKPGLEGFEKGTLTTTGAVAVDTGIFTGRSPKDKYIVLDEKTKDTVWWTSEVAKNDNKPMNQATWQSLKDLVTNQLSRKRLFVVDGFCGASEHDRIAVRIVTEVAWQAHFVKNMFIRPTEEQLKNFEPDFVVMNGSKVTNPNWKEQGLNSENFVAFNLTERIQLIGGTWYGGEMKKGMFSIMNYFLPLKGVGAMHCSANVGKDGDVAIFFGLSGTGKTTLSTDPKRELIGDDEHGWDDVGIFNFEGGCYAKTIHLSEENEPDIYRAIRRDALLENVVVRSDGSVDFDDGSKTENTRVSYPIYHIDNIVKPVSRAGHATKVIFLTADAFGVLPPVSKLTPEQTKYYFLSGFTAKLAGTERGITEPTPTFSACFGAAFLTLHPTQYAEVLVKRMQAVGAEAYLVNTGWNGTGKRISIKDTRGIIDAILDGSIEKAEMGELPIFNLAIPKALPGVDSAILDPRDTYADKAQWQSKAEDLAGRFVKNFVKYATNEEGKALIAAGPKA; via the coding sequence ATGACAGACTTAAATAAAGTGGTAAAAGAACTTGAAGCTCTTGGCATTTATGACGTAAAAGAAGTTGTTTACAATCCAAGCTACGAGCAATTGTTTGAAGAAGAAACTAAACCAGGTTTAGAAGGCTTTGAAAAAGGTACTTTAACTACGACTGGTGCAGTGGCAGTAGATACAGGTATCTTCACAGGTCGTTCCCCAAAAGATAAATATATCGTGTTAGATGAAAAAACCAAAGATACTGTTTGGTGGACATCTGAAGTAGCAAAAAACGACAACAAGCCAATGAACCAAGCTACTTGGCAAAGCTTAAAAGACTTGGTAACCAACCAACTTTCTCGTAAACGCTTATTTGTAGTTGATGGTTTCTGTGGTGCGAGTGAACATGACCGTATTGCAGTGCGTATTGTCACTGAGGTAGCGTGGCAAGCACATTTTGTAAAAAATATGTTTATTCGCCCAACTGAAGAACAACTCAAAAATTTTGAACCAGATTTCGTTGTAATGAACGGTTCTAAAGTCACTAATCCAAACTGGAAAGAACAGGGTTTAAATTCAGAAAACTTTGTTGCATTCAACTTAACTGAGCGTATCCAATTAATCGGCGGTACTTGGTACGGCGGCGAAATGAAAAAAGGTATGTTCTCAATCATGAACTACTTCCTACCACTTAAAGGTGTTGGTGCAATGCACTGCTCAGCTAACGTTGGTAAAGATGGCGATGTAGCAATCTTCTTCGGCTTATCTGGCACAGGTAAAACAACCCTTTCAACGGATCCAAAACGTGAATTAATCGGAGATGATGAACACGGTTGGGATGATGTTGGCATCTTTAACTTTGAAGGTGGTTGCTATGCGAAAACCATTCACCTTTCAGAAGAAAATGAACCAGATATTTACCGCGCTATCCGTCGCGACGCATTATTAGAAAACGTGGTTGTTCGTTCAGATGGTTCTGTTGATTTCGATGATGGTTCAAAAACAGAAAATACTCGCGTGTCTTACCCAATTTATCACATTGATAACATTGTAAAACCAGTTTCTCGTGCAGGTCACGCAACTAAAGTTATTTTCTTAACAGCAGATGCATTTGGCGTATTACCACCAGTATCTAAATTGACACCAGAACAAACTAAATACTACTTCTTATCTGGTTTCACAGCAAAATTAGCAGGGACTGAACGTGGTATTACTGAACCAACTCCAACTTTCTCAGCATGTTTCGGTGCTGCGTTCTTAACCCTTCACCCAACTCAATATGCTGAAGTGTTAGTAAAACGTATGCAAGCAGTGGGTGCTGAAGCTTACTTAGTAAATACTGGTTGGAATGGTACAGGCAAACGTATCTCAATCAAAGATACTCGCGGAATCATTGATGCAATCTTAGATGGCTCAATTGAAAAAGCTGAAATGGGCGAATTACCAATCTTCAACTTAGCCATTCCTAAAGCATTACCAGGTGTAGATTCTGCAATCTTAGATCCTCGCGATACTTACGCAGATAAAGCACAATGGCAATCAAAAGCTGAAGACTTAGCAGGTCGTTTTGTGAAAAACTTTGTTAAATATGCAACTAACGAAGAAGGCAAAGCCTTAATTGCAGCTGGTCCTAAAGCTTAA
- a CDS encoding sulfite exporter TauE/SafE family protein, which translates to MAFSTIFILLICGICTNMVSAIFGIGGGVLMVPILRTLFPELPIQVISATSLTIVMCTALINLLFFHKQKIKIDYINMILWSIAMVIGVQIGFELSFYFSTAIISLIFTVSLSALAIKTFLNRSRIQIEVFNMSPIERAKGSISFCGGGLIAGITGIGGGSILAPLVGQLKGVKTQQIAVYTNYMMIIGGIGNLYGYLTRAFPYDISLSGQLGYVNFLVVGVVTLGSFGMSFFSMKLRGLMNPVLTRKLLAIILFCIAAYMCILEFVFH; encoded by the coding sequence ATGGCGTTTAGTACAATTTTTATCTTACTGATTTGCGGTATTTGTACCAATATGGTTTCTGCTATTTTTGGTATTGGCGGTGGGGTATTGATGGTGCCAATTTTACGTACGTTATTTCCCGAATTGCCGATTCAAGTTATTTCAGCTACGTCACTCACCATTGTGATGTGTACCGCATTGATTAATTTATTATTTTTCCATAAGCAAAAAATTAAAATTGATTATATCAATATGATTTTATGGTCTATTGCTATGGTAATTGGGGTGCAAATTGGTTTTGAATTAAGTTTTTATTTTTCTACAGCGATAATTAGTTTAATTTTTACGGTTAGTTTGAGTGCACTAGCAATTAAAACATTTTTGAACAGATCGAGAATACAAATAGAAGTGTTTAATATGTCTCCTATAGAACGAGCTAAAGGTAGTATTAGTTTTTGTGGAGGAGGCTTAATTGCGGGTATTACAGGTATTGGAGGCGGTTCTATTCTTGCGCCCCTTGTCGGGCAACTAAAGGGGGTAAAAACGCAACAAATTGCCGTTTATACGAACTATATGATGATTATTGGCGGTATTGGTAATCTATACGGCTATCTCACTAGAGCTTTTCCCTATGATATCAGCCTAAGTGGTCAATTAGGGTATGTAAATTTTCTTGTAGTTGGTGTCGTTACCTTGGGTTCATTTGGAATGAGTTTCTTCTCAATGAAATTGCGTGGATTAATGAATCCAGTTTTAACAAGAAAATTATTGGCGATTATTTTATTTTGTATTGCAGCCTATATGTGCATTTTGGAATTTGTATTCCATTAA
- the rplQ gene encoding 50S ribosomal protein L17 — MRHRKSGRQLNRNSSHRQAMFRNLASALVSHEIIKTTLPKAKELRRVVEPLITLAKVDSVANRRLAFARTRNVETVAKLFNELGPRFAQRAGGYTRILKCGFRAGDNAPMAYIELVDRPEVAEATTEE; from the coding sequence ATGCGCCATCGTAAGAGTGGTCGTCAACTAAACCGTAATAGTAGTCATCGTCAAGCGATGTTCCGTAACTTAGCAAGTGCTTTAGTTAGTCATGAAATCATTAAGACTACTTTGCCTAAAGCTAAAGAATTACGCCGTGTAGTTGAACCGTTAATTACATTAGCAAAAGTAGATAGCGTTGCTAACCGTCGTTTAGCATTCGCTCGTACTCGCAACGTTGAAACTGTTGCAAAATTATTTAATGAATTAGGTCCACGTTTTGCTCAACGTGCAGGTGGTTACACTCGCATTTTGAAATGTGGTTTCCGTGCAGGCGATAATGCACCAATGGCATACATTGAGTTAGTTGATCGTCCAGAAGTTGCTGAGGCAACAACTGAGGAATAA